The sequence below is a genomic window from Flagellimonas marinaquae.
GATTTCAGATTTAAAAAGTGAGCTTTTTGCCAATGTTCCTGATAAATCATACATCTATTTAGTGCACAGTTTTTATGCACCTATCGGTAAAGAATCCATTGCTTTATCTGAATATGAGGTCGAATATAGCGCTGCTTTGCAGAAAGATAATTTTTATGGGGTACAGTTTCATCCAGAAAAAAGTAGTGAAGTAGGAAGTGGAATTTTGCAAAATTTCTTAAATCTATAAGTATGAGGATAATACCAGCCATAGATATCATTGACGGTAAATGCGTGCGTCTTTCCAAAGGCGATTACAATACCAAAAAAGTCTATAACGAAAACCCTTTGGAAGTAGCCAAGGAGTTTGAGGAACATGGTATTCAACATCTTCATTTGGTGGATTTGGATGGCGCAAAATCCAAACATATTGTCAACCATAAAGTTTTGGAGTCCATTGCATCAAAAACCAATCTTCAAATTGATTTTGGTGGGGGGTTAAAATCCAATGAAGATCTGCACATTGCTTTTGAAAGTGGTGCAAAACAAATCACAGGTGGGAGCATCGCTGTAAAAGACCGAGACACGTTTTTGGGTTGGTTGGAAAAATATGGGCCGGAAAAAATTATTCTGGGTGCAGATGCCAATAATGAAAAGGTGGCCGTTTCTGGCTGGCAAGAAGAATCAGATTTACAACTTATTCCTTTTGTTCAACAATACCAATCGGAAGGCATAACCTATGTGATTTGTACAGATATAAGTAAGGATGGTATGTTACAAGGACCATCATTCCAGTTATACAAAAAAATGCTGTCCCAAACCAAAAAAGGATTACATTTAATAGCCAGTGGTGGAATCTCCACTTTTGACGAACTTCCCAAACTTGCCGAAATTGGTTGTGAGGGCACAATCATAGGCAAAGCCATTTATGAAGGTAAGATCAGTTTAAAACAATTGGAACATTATATTCTTGAGAATGGATAAAGAAAAAGAACTCCAAGAAGAATTGGTTTGGAATGCAGGGTATCGTATGAACGAAAACCTCCGTATGATCAAAATTTGTTTAGATCAACTTTCTGAAGAACAAGTTTGGCAGAAGCCGAACAGCTCGTGCAACAGCATTGCAAATCTTATTCTTCATTTATGCGGAAACATCACCCAATATGGGATTGCTTCCATTCAAAACTTGGAGGATGAACGTAAAAGGGATGAAGAATTTGCCACCGAATCTGGCTACACCAAAGCTGAGTTAATCAAAAAACTAGAAGATACGGTCGATGAAGCTAAAAGAGCATTTTATGATGCTCCCTTACATGAGCTTTTGCGCAAACGTTATGTTCAAGGGTTTAATTTTTCTGGGGTCGGCAACATTATCCATGTAACAGAGCATTTATCTTACCACACGGGTCAGATTGCACTGTACACTAAAATGTTGAACGATCAGGATCTTGGATTTTATTCTGGGGTAAACTTGAATGTGAAGAACGAATAATTATGTTAACAAAAAGAATAATTCCCTGCCTCGACATAAAAGATGGTAGAACCGTTAAAGGTGTCAATTTTGTGGATTTACGTGATGCTGGTGACCCAGTAGAATTGGCACAACGGTATGCTGATGAAGGTGCAGATGAACTTGTTTTCTTAGATATTTCTGCCACCGAGCAAAAGCGTAAAACGCTGGCGGAGTTGGTGTATCACGTAGCAGAAAAATTAAATATACCATTTACAGTAGGTGGTGGAATCTCTTCCGTGGAAGATGTAGATATCTTACTTAAAAACGGAGCAGATAAAGTTTCTATCAATTCATCAGCGGTTAAAAATCCAGAATTAATCAACGAATTGGTGGCCAAATTTGGTTCGCAATGTATAGTTGTTGCCATAGATGCTCGTAAAACTACCGATGGCTGGAAAGTGCATTTGGTGGGAGGCAAAGTGCCTACGGAATTGGATTTATTTGATTGGGCAAAAGAGGTAGAGCAGCGTGGTGCTGGTGAAATTTTATTTACCTCCATGGACCATGATGGTACTAAAAATGGCTTTGCTGACGAGGAATTGGCTAAACTATCGAGTTTGGTAAACATTCCCATAATTGCCTCTGGTGGGGCGGGAGCGGTGTCTCATTTCACAGATACTTTTAAATATGGTAAGGCAGATGCAGCTTTAGCGGCAAGCGTTTTTCATTTTAAGGAAATCGAAATCAATTCACTCAAAAAAGAATTAAAGGAAAAAGGAATTCCTGTAAGATTATAATAATGCAAATAGACTTCAATAAAAATTCAGACGGACTAGTTCCTGCAATAATTCAAGATGCAACAACCAAAAATGTGTTGATGCTAGGGTACATGGATCAGGAAGCATTCAAAAAAACCCAAGAAACGGGTAAAGTCACTTTTTTTAGTCGTTCTAAAAATAGGTTGTGGACAAAAGGTGAGGAAAGTGGCAACTTTTTGGAATTGGTTTCTATGAAGGTAGATTGCGATAAGGATACCTTATTGGTCCAAGTGAAGCCAGCTGGGCCCACCTGTCATACGGGTACAGATACCTGTTGGGATGAAGAAAACACACCCAACTTTAGCTTTTTATCAGAATTAGAGAATGTAATCGCTTCCCGAAAAGAAAACAAAGAGGATGAAAAAAGCTATGTAGCTTCACTTTTTAGAAAAGGAATCAATAAAATTGCCCAAAAAGTAGGGGAAGAAGCTGTTGAAACGGTAATTGAAGCCAAAGACGATAACGAAGAATTGTTCTTAAACGAAAGTGCAGATCTTTTATTCCATTACTTGATTTTACTCCAAGCCAAAGGATACACTTTAAAAGATATTGAAAAAGTATTGATAGAAAGGCATTAAAAAAGACTTTTTTATAAGGTAACGGGAGACCAAGTTAATTGGATTGGTTTTATAATCTTGTCCTGATTACAAATATAAACGGTATTGTTTTTAACAAATACTCTAGTCACAGGAATAGTTATTTTACTAGGTGCTTTTTCTCCCTTCATCCTAATCTATTTGTTTCTTATAACGGTTTTTACCCATGTTAAATATACCTACTTTAATACCCAAACCAGCAGAGAAGCCGTTAATGCGATCCAGTGCTTGTTGCTCCAATTCAATTTTACTAGAAAACCGGTATTTACCAGTAGCTTCTAACTGTACGTACCTATTGATATTAAATAATAAACTTACTCCTGGTTCGTAAACAAATATGTAGTCCGAAGTGTCAAAATCCTCATTATCAAAATCGTTGTCATCGTTCTCAAAGGTGTCGCCATCTACATAACCAATAGCTCCGCCACCTATAAATTGAGGAAAGGACAGGCTAATTGTTCTTTTACCAAAAAGAATTGGTTCCAAGTGTAAGCCTACATAACCACCTATTAAATCTTCATTATCTATAGATAATTCGCCAGATAAGTTTTGTTGCGAATAAAACCCATAGGTTGCTAAGCCTATTTCTAATTTACGGTTAGCAACGTAAGCGAGTTTTAGACCGGCAAAAAAAGTGTCCTTTCCATCAATTTCACCAATAGCCAATGGAATACCGAGATATATACCATGGACTACATTGTTACGGTCGTTAAAGGTGATGTATTCGTCATTACTTTTTTGTTGCGCATGCGTGGTGATTATACTAACTAATGCTATAAATAATACTGTCGTTTTTTGATTGAACATTATTCAAATTTTGATTGATATAATTTAAAGACAACCCAATTTTAAAAAGGTTGCATGTGTAAGACTATTTTAATCATTTATGGTTACAATTCCTTTAACTCCAGAAATAGTAATTTTTCCCAGGGCATTATTACCGTAGGTAGCTTCTATTTTTCTAAGTTTTTTACCCTTATCCAACATTTTGGAAGCAACATTATCAAAGGTTTTAGGTAGTCTTACAACTCCTTGTTCCAGTGTAGCTATAAAGCGATGGGGGAAATTTGTGGTTTTGATGGTAATATCAGAGGATTCTTGGGTGAGCGTTATAGCAGCATCGGGATTACCTATTTTAGCAACTACAAAATCTACAATCTTTAATTCGCTATCTATATCCTTTTGCAATTGCTCTATTCTAATGGAAGAGAATTTAAGACTTCCAAAAAGGTGTTTAACTTCTTCTACATGTATTTCATCCTTGTTTGAATACAACTCAAGTGTGGCTATAGCATTCAATTGTATTTCGCTCCCTTCCGTTGTTAATTGCAAGTTTTTGGCGTCATCCATGCTTAACTCGCCATTTTTTAGGACTATTCTGGCATAATTGATGTTTTTAGCACGTATTTTTCCAAATTTTAATTGAATAGTAGCTTTGCTGATCATTTCTCCTAACCATAAGTCACCATGTTCTAAGTTGGCCTCTAATTGCCCTTGCCATTCTTCTATAAGAATATCCCCAAATTTGTTGGTAACATTCAATTTGGCATCCCTAGGTAAAAACACTTCATAGTCTATTTGTACTCTACTACGGTCTGAATCTATTGGGTTTGTCTTATTAAAAAAATCTGCAAACCATCCGGTATTTCTATTGGCTATAACAGATGTTATGGAAACATAGCTTTGATTGGCACGTATTTCTGGTTGCACTCTTTGAAGTAAATCCTTGGCATTTTCTTCTTTTTTATGATTTACTTTTACAGTAATAACCACTTTTACTTTTGGCTGTTCCCAACCGGTGAAGGTTATATTTCCATATTTGTTGTCGATGTGTAGCTCTCCGTTAGCCTCTAATTCAAATTGCTTTTCTATTGTTTTTTCAACGTGCTCTTGTGCTGACACAGTAGCTGAAGTTAGTAATAAGAGCAATCCTAGGTAAGTTTTATAAAGTGTACTCATAATTCTGCTCAAATTTTTTGGTTTCATTAAGTCGTTCTAAAAGCTTCTCTATAAGCTCAATGCGTTTTTTGTAGTTGGCAACAATAGCTTCCAGGACCTGCTCATTGTCTAAATTGGTCTCCATTTCTTTTTTTAGTGCCAGGTATTCCGCATCTAATTCGTCCATAAAAGACAAAAATTCATTTTTATCGGCTGTACTAAGTTTTGGATTTTTCTGTACCAACGCTACTTGGTAATTAACCAAACTTTTGTAATGCATGTCTATTTCCAGCAACTCTTTTGATGCCAGCTGGTTCTCTGTAACTATGCTAGGTTTAAAATGTGTGTAGAAAAATGTAATTACCATCAGAGCCATCAAACTAGCAGCAATTTTTAAGAACAGTTTCCTTTTATAAAGTGGCACAACTTTAGTTTTACCTGCTTCTAAAACGGTATTGATCTGCAGCCACATGTTATCTCGATCCGCTCTTTCTGTGTTAAAAGCTTCTGCATTGTCGCTTATGTATTTTTCAAAATCATCCATCATAATTCACTTACAATTTGCATTAACTTCTTTTTGGCTCTGTGGTATTGGGATTTCGAGGTACTTACTGTTATTTCTAAGATTGTTGCAATTTCTACATGATCATATCCTTCTACTAAATATAGATTTATAATTTGCTTGTAGCCATCTGGTAATAACGCAATGCCACGTTTAATTTTACTAATATCTTTTACATCCGGTATCACAGTCTCCGTGGTTTGGGTCATCTGATATTCGCTTTCCTCCATAGGTACTAAATCTACCTTTTTAGCTTTAAGATGGTTAATACTTTTATTAATCACAATCCGCTTTAACCAAGCTCCAAAACTGCTTTGGTATTTAAAAGAGTGTAATTGTTTAAAAGCATCTATAAAGCTGTCTTGTACAATATCTTCAGCATCTTCTTTATTTCCTAAAAACCTAAAACCAACATTATACATGGCATCCACATAGTAACTATAGAGCTCGTATTGAGAACTACTATGGCCTGCTTTGCACTGTTCTACTAATGATTGATGTGTAAAACGAATGTCCGTTTTCAATGGTTCGGTTTGATGCTTATTGCTCTAAAGACAAAGGAAATACTAAAGGGTTGCACCTAGAGTAAAAAAAGTGTGAAGTTTTTTCAATTAGGTGAAGAAACTGCGTTTTTTTTTAGAAGCAATGCAACCTTGTCTTTTTTGACTTGTCTATTGGTGGTATACATTTTAATTCAAACATCAAAAAACAAATCAGAAAATGAATTCAAAAAAAATACCATGGGTAATGGTAGTTTTAGTATTAAACTCTTTTTGGAGTTTTAGCCAAACCAATTACACACTAAGTGGCACTATCAGAGATAATAATAATGGAGAAACACTTTATGGTGCTTCTATTTTCCTTGCCGGTACAACTATAGGAACTACCACAAATGAATACGGTTTTTATTCTATTACCGCACCAGAAGGCATCTATGAACTAAATGTCTCTTACATGGGTTTTACCGATGTTAAAATAAAAGTGAATTTACACGCAGATGTAAAAAAGGATATCGAGATTGAACAATTATCTACTGAGCTGAACGAGGTTATCGTAACTGCCGAAGAACCAGAAAAAGCCTTGCTTCGGAAACCAGAAATGAGTGTACTAAAAATGAATATTGGAACTGTTAAAAAGATGCCTGTTGTATTAGGCGAGGTAGATATTTTAAAATCGTTACAATTGCTTCCCGGGGTCACTAACAATGGAGAAGGCACTGGAGGTTTTCATGTACGGGGTGGAGCCCAGGACCAAAATTTAGTTTTGTTAGATGAGGCTATCATTTACAACACCTCTCATATGTTTGGCTTCTTTTCTGTTTTTAATGCAGATGCCATTAAAGACTTAAAATTGTATAAAGGTGGTATTCCGGCTCGGTTTGGAGGTAGGGTTTCTTCTGTTTTGGATATCAGACAAAAAGACGGGAACAATAAAAATTTTGCACTTACTGGTGGTATCGGTGCAATTTCTAGCAGGTTAACAGCAGAAGGGCCAATGTTCAAAAACAAGGGCTCTTTTTTGGTTGCTGGTAGACGTTCCTATCTAGATCTTTTTCTTAAAGCTGCGGGTGAAGAGAATTCCGTAATGTTCTATGATTTAAACCTTAAAACCAATTACAGCATTAATCCAAATAATAGAATATACCTGAGTGGTTATTTTGGAAGAGATGCATTTGAAATCGGTCAAAGCTTTGCCAGTAGTTATGGCAATGCCTCTGGCAATTTACGATGGAACCATATTTTCAACGATAAATTATTCTCTAATCTTTCCGCAATTGTCAGTAGGTATGATTATGATTTAGACTTGGATTTTGAAGAGTTTGAGTGGATGTCCTCCATAAACAACTACAATCTTAAGTATGATTTTAAATATTACTTAAATGATGGTTTTACTTTGGGTTTTGGGGCCAGCAGTCTGCTCTATGAGTTTGACCCTGGCCAGATAAAACCAACATCAGAAACATCTGCCATAAATCCCTTGGCATTAGATAAAAAGAGAGCTTTAGAAAGTGCGGTTTATGTAAATGCTGAGCATAAATTAAGCAATAGACTAACGGCACAATACGGATTACGTTTAAGTGGATTTTCCAGATTGGGCGGGCAACCTATTTCGATATATCAAAACAACCAGCCGGTTGTATATAATTCGGATTTAGAAATCTATGAGAGAGGGGAGGTAATTGATGAAACTACGTATAAAAAGAGTGACGTTATTACTTCTTTTCGCAATCTAGAACCTAGAGCATCTTTGGCCTACTTAATTAATGATAACAGTTCTTTAAAGGCAGGGTTTTCAAGAACAGCCCAGTATATTCATCTTTTATCAAACACCTCTTCTGTAACACCTTTAGACGTTTGGACTCCAAGCGGGCCCTTTATAAAGCCGCAATTGTCCAATCAATATGCGCTTGGTTACTTTCATGACTTTATGGATAAGAAATATTCCTTGGAGGTAGAAGGTTACTTTAAAACCGTGGCAAATCGGATAGATTATATAGATGGTTCTGACCTTATAGGCCAAAATACCATAGAAACCGAAATATTGAATGGAGAAATGCGTGCCTACGGTTTAGAGCTCTTGCTACGCAAAAACACAGGGAATTTTACGGGTTGGTTAGCTTATACGTTGTCAAAATCTGAACAACGTACTCTTGGTGATACAGCTGGCGGACCTGGAATTGCCAACGGTAATTGGTATCCTACTTTTTTTGATAGAACCCATGATATATCCATTTCTGGCGCATACCGGTTAAACGATCATTGGAGCTTTGGAACAAACCTAGTATATCAAACAGGGAGACCAGTGACTTACCCCAATGGGCAGTATAGTTACGAGGGGGTGTCCATTGCAAGTTATGCAAGTCGAAATTCAGACCGTTTACCAGCGTATCACCGTTTGGATGCATCTATAACTTACACGCCCAAAAAATCTTTAAATAAGCGATTTAAGGGAGAATGGGTTTTAAGCATTTACAACCTCTATCACCGTAAAAATGCGGCCAGTATTTCTTTTGGACAAAACTTTGAAACAGGAGCCAACGAGGCTACAAGAACCGCCATATTTGGCATATTACCATCCATCACTTATAATTTTAAATTCTGATCATGAAAACCATTATAAAATATATATCGTTAGTAATTTTTTTGGTTCTAACCGCCTGTGAAGACGTAGTAGATATAGATGTGCAAGAAGGACCAACAAGACTTGTAATAGAAGCTTCTTTAGATTGGGAAAAAGGAACAGAAGGTAATTATCAAACTATAAAACTATCCACCTCTACACCTTATTTTGATACAAGTTTTCAGCCTGCAATAGGAGCTACAGTTAGCGTTCTAAATGTAAATAGCGGAACAGAAGTTTTATTTGTAGACCAAAATGATGGAAACTATACTACAACTGATTTTGAGCCGGTAATTGGCGACACCTATGCATTGACCGTAAACTATAAAAACGAAGTATTTACGGCTACAGAGAAAATGACTCCCGTGCCAGAAATCAAGGAAGTTTTTCAGTCTAGGGATGATGGTTTTAATGATGAAGATCTAGAAGTTCATTTGGTTTTTACGGACCCCGAAGCGGAAGAAAATTATTACCTGTTCAAATTTTTAAAAGAGGGCGAATTGTTTCCAGCATTTGAAGATGCAAAGGACGAATTTATAAACGGAAATGAGATCGATTGGTGGTACGAAATTGAAGAAGATGAGATGGATGGCTTAACGCCTTTTGAGCCAGGTGATACGGTTTACATTAGCATGCACGGTATTTCTAAAAGCTATTATGAATACATAAAGATCTTAATTGAACAAATGGGCGGTGCTGGCTTGTTCTCTTCAACTCCTGTTGCTTTAAAAGGAAACTGTGTGAACCAAACCAAACCAGAAAATCAACCATTAGGATATTTTAGACTTACAGAGGTAAACAAGGTTACCTATACATTTACAGCAGAATAAAAGGTGATTGATGTGGTAGCGCTGGGTTCCTAGGTCCTGGCGCTATTTTTCTGTTTTACCACCATACCACAAACAGCTTAAATAATTCTCCTTCTGTAGTACGTACCCATAGCATTGGTGCGTACTGATTAAGGTGTTTTAGATTGATGTCTAGCAGCGTGTTGTAATGATTGTTCCACAAAACTTGATTATCGGGTGGCAACGGCCATTCTTTTTTAGCCGGAATGTAGAACTGATAATGTTTAAATAGATTAGTATTGAATTGCTCAAAACGCACCCAATAGCCCCCATGGCAAGATGTATTTAGTGGTCGTATAGCTAGTTTTTCCTCCTTAAAAGGTGTGAAAAGTTGTGCCTTAAAACAGCATTGCTGTTCCATTTCTAATGGGTCAATCCCTAAGGCATCCCATTTTTGTTTAAGACTGGCATGATGTAGAAGAGGAAATTGTTTTTCTTTGAGCTTATCCAATTTGGTATAAAACATATCCCGCTTATTAGGCCCCATCAGTCGGTGTATAGGTTCCGATATGTTAGGATTTATGATATAGAATTTGTAGGCTAGTTCTACGTGTAGATAGTTATTGGTAAGGTTGTTTTTTAAGATAAAATCCAATTCGCCCAAACGTACTTTTCCTTCATCTATCAAAACATTTGCTAATACAACCTCATACGCTTCAGAAGTTGTTATCAGGTGCCTAAACACGTATTCCATTTGGTGACCTAAACGTAATTTTTCTGGAATGGCAACATTTTTTACAGAATCCATGTCTATGGATGGAAATTCAAATTGCGGTAATCCAAATTGTTCTCGGGTCCAAAGTGGCGCAGTATTGTAAAATGCTTCTAACAGTGCTTTCATCCTTAAACAAACTTACGGAATGCGTTAAGTTTTTTCTAAAGCTTTAGTCATTACCTCAATTTGCCGTAAATTTATGTAATGGCTATGAACACAAGAAAAGGGTTTCGTTTTACCAATTACGAAGCACCCGACCAAACTCCGTTCGAAAAACTCTTCGAAATTTTTCAAGAACTCGTCACTCATACCTCGGGCGATGTGGAGGAAGCGTTGGACTGGTTACGTGAATTGGATAAAGAATACAACCTTACCGACGACGATTACACTATTGATGACTTTATCGAGGACCTAAAGGCAAAAGGTTATATCCGCGAAGAGTTTGATATTGATAATCCCCAAGGTGGAGAAGGTGAGGAGGGTAATGAAAACGGTGGTGGTATACTCTCTTTGACCGCTAAACTAGAGCGCATGCTGCGTCAACGGGCTTTAGACCAAATCTTCGGTAAAATAAAGCGTAGTGGTTCGGGTAACCATAAGACCGGAAAATCAGGAAAAGGAGACGAGCATACCGGGGAGTTCCGTGAATATCGTTTTGGAGATTCGTTGGAGCACATCAATATGACGGAAAGCCTCAAAAATGCCCAAGTAAACCATGGGTTGGATAACTTTTCCCTAAATGAAGAAGATTTAGTCGTTGAGGATACAATGCACAAAGCTCAGATGAGTACGGTGCTCATGATAGACATTAGCCATAGCATGATTTTATATGGCGAGGACCGAATCACACCCGCCAAAAAAGTGGCCATGGCTCTGGCAGAATTGATCACCACCCGTTATCCAAAAGATACCTTGGATATCTTGGTTTTTGGTAACGATGCATGGCCCATTCCCATTAAAGACCTGCCCTATTTAAAAGTAGGGCCATACCATACCAATACCGTAGCTGGTTTGCAATTGGCCATGGACATGCTCCGCCGAAAACGTAATACCAACAAACAGATTTTCATGATTACCGATGGAAAGCCATCCTGTTTGCGATTACCAAACGGAGATTATTATAAAAACAGTGTAGGCTTGGACGAATACATTGTTGAAAAATGCTACGCCATGGCGCAACAAGCCAGAAAACTTCATATACCAATTACCACATTTATGATTGCAGAAGACCCTTATTTGATGCAATTCGTTCGTGAATTCACAAAGGCCAACAAGGGGAAGGCCTTCTACACAGGACTTAAAGGATTGGGTGAAATGATTTTTGAGGACTACGAACAAAACAGAAAAAAAAGAATTAAAGGTTAATATCACAAATGAAATTAGATCACAACAACATTGCAACCCTGGGTCAACTCAAATCGGCAGGGTATACAGGTAAAAGTATCAAGGACGAACTACGTGACAATCTTTTGGAAAAAATATCGAAGGGAGAACAGGTCTTCGAAGGAGTTTGGGGCTACGAAAATTCGGTGATTCCTGAATTGGAAAGAGCTATTTTATCACGCCACAATATAAATTTATTAGGGTTGAGAGGTC
It includes:
- the hisF gene encoding imidazole glycerol phosphate synthase subunit HisF is translated as MLTKRIIPCLDIKDGRTVKGVNFVDLRDAGDPVELAQRYADEGADELVFLDISATEQKRKTLAELVYHVAEKLNIPFTVGGGISSVEDVDILLKNGADKVSINSSAVKNPELINELVAKFGSQCIVVAIDARKTTDGWKVHLVGGKVPTELDLFDWAKEVEQRGAGEILFTSMDHDGTKNGFADEELAKLSSLVNIPIIASGGAGAVSHFTDTFKYGKADAALAASVFHFKEIEINSLKKELKEKGIPVRL
- a CDS encoding DinB family protein, translated to MDKEKELQEELVWNAGYRMNENLRMIKICLDQLSEEQVWQKPNSSCNSIANLILHLCGNITQYGIASIQNLEDERKRDEEFATESGYTKAELIKKLEDTVDEAKRAFYDAPLHELLRKRYVQGFNFSGVGNIIHVTEHLSYHTGQIALYTKMLNDQDLGFYSGVNLNVKNE
- a CDS encoding vWA domain-containing protein gives rise to the protein MAMNTRKGFRFTNYEAPDQTPFEKLFEIFQELVTHTSGDVEEALDWLRELDKEYNLTDDDYTIDDFIEDLKAKGYIREEFDIDNPQGGEGEEGNENGGGILSLTAKLERMLRQRALDQIFGKIKRSGSGNHKTGKSGKGDEHTGEFREYRFGDSLEHINMTESLKNAQVNHGLDNFSLNEEDLVVEDTMHKAQMSTVLMIDISHSMILYGEDRITPAKKVAMALAELITTRYPKDTLDILVFGNDAWPIPIKDLPYLKVGPYHTNTVAGLQLAMDMLRRKRNTNKQIFMITDGKPSCLRLPNGDYYKNSVGLDEYIVEKCYAMAQQARKLHIPITTFMIAEDPYLMQFVREFTKANKGKAFYTGLKGLGEMIFEDYEQNRKKRIKG
- the hisA gene encoding 1-(5-phosphoribosyl)-5-[(5-phosphoribosylamino)methylideneamino]imidazole-4-carboxamide isomerase, yielding MRIIPAIDIIDGKCVRLSKGDYNTKKVYNENPLEVAKEFEEHGIQHLHLVDLDGAKSKHIVNHKVLESIASKTNLQIDFGGGLKSNEDLHIAFESGAKQITGGSIAVKDRDTFLGWLEKYGPEKIILGADANNEKVAVSGWQEESDLQLIPFVQQYQSEGITYVICTDISKDGMLQGPSFQLYKKMLSQTKKGLHLIASGGISTFDELPKLAEIGCEGTIIGKAIYEGKISLKQLEHYILENG
- a CDS encoding RNA polymerase sigma factor, whose protein sequence is MKTDIRFTHQSLVEQCKAGHSSSQYELYSYYVDAMYNVGFRFLGNKEDAEDIVQDSFIDAFKQLHSFKYQSSFGAWLKRIVINKSINHLKAKKVDLVPMEESEYQMTQTTETVIPDVKDISKIKRGIALLPDGYKQIINLYLVEGYDHVEIATILEITVSTSKSQYHRAKKKLMQIVSEL
- a CDS encoding DUF1853 family protein, translated to MKALLEAFYNTAPLWTREQFGLPQFEFPSIDMDSVKNVAIPEKLRLGHQMEYVFRHLITTSEAYEVVLANVLIDEGKVRLGELDFILKNNLTNNYLHVELAYKFYIINPNISEPIHRLMGPNKRDMFYTKLDKLKEKQFPLLHHASLKQKWDALGIDPLEMEQQCCFKAQLFTPFKEEKLAIRPLNTSCHGGYWVRFEQFNTNLFKHYQFYIPAKKEWPLPPDNQVLWNNHYNTLLDINLKHLNQYAPMLWVRTTEGELFKLFVVWW
- a CDS encoding DUF4249 domain-containing protein, giving the protein MKTIIKYISLVIFLVLTACEDVVDIDVQEGPTRLVIEASLDWEKGTEGNYQTIKLSTSTPYFDTSFQPAIGATVSVLNVNSGTEVLFVDQNDGNYTTTDFEPVIGDTYALTVNYKNEVFTATEKMTPVPEIKEVFQSRDDGFNDEDLEVHLVFTDPEAEENYYLFKFLKEGELFPAFEDAKDEFINGNEIDWWYEIEEDEMDGLTPFEPGDTVYISMHGISKSYYEYIKILIEQMGGAGLFSSTPVALKGNCVNQTKPENQPLGYFRLTEVNKVTYTFTAE
- a CDS encoding TonB-dependent receptor, which translates into the protein MNSKKIPWVMVVLVLNSFWSFSQTNYTLSGTIRDNNNGETLYGASIFLAGTTIGTTTNEYGFYSITAPEGIYELNVSYMGFTDVKIKVNLHADVKKDIEIEQLSTELNEVIVTAEEPEKALLRKPEMSVLKMNIGTVKKMPVVLGEVDILKSLQLLPGVTNNGEGTGGFHVRGGAQDQNLVLLDEAIIYNTSHMFGFFSVFNADAIKDLKLYKGGIPARFGGRVSSVLDIRQKDGNNKNFALTGGIGAISSRLTAEGPMFKNKGSFLVAGRRSYLDLFLKAAGEENSVMFYDLNLKTNYSINPNNRIYLSGYFGRDAFEIGQSFASSYGNASGNLRWNHIFNDKLFSNLSAIVSRYDYDLDLDFEEFEWMSSINNYNLKYDFKYYLNDGFTLGFGASSLLYEFDPGQIKPTSETSAINPLALDKKRALESAVYVNAEHKLSNRLTAQYGLRLSGFSRLGGQPISIYQNNQPVVYNSDLEIYERGEVIDETTYKKSDVITSFRNLEPRASLAYLINDNSSLKAGFSRTAQYIHLLSNTSSVTPLDVWTPSGPFIKPQLSNQYALGYFHDFMDKKYSLEVEGYFKTVANRIDYIDGSDLIGQNTIETEILNGEMRAYGLELLLRKNTGNFTGWLAYTLSKSEQRTLGDTAGGPGIANGNWYPTFFDRTHDISISGAYRLNDHWSFGTNLVYQTGRPVTYPNGQYSYEGVSIASYASRNSDRLPAYHRLDASITYTPKKSLNKRFKGEWVLSIYNLYHRKNAASISFGQNFETGANEATRTAIFGILPSITYNFKF
- the hisIE gene encoding bifunctional phosphoribosyl-AMP cyclohydrolase/phosphoribosyl-ATP diphosphatase HisIE translates to MQIDFNKNSDGLVPAIIQDATTKNVLMLGYMDQEAFKKTQETGKVTFFSRSKNRLWTKGEESGNFLELVSMKVDCDKDTLLVQVKPAGPTCHTGTDTCWDEENTPNFSFLSELENVIASRKENKEDEKSYVASLFRKGINKIAQKVGEEAVETVIEAKDDNEELFLNESADLLFHYLILLQAKGYTLKDIEKVLIERH